In one Umezawaea sp. Da 62-37 genomic region, the following are encoded:
- the dhaM gene encoding dihydroxyacetone kinase phosphoryl donor subunit DhaM gives MTTRVGLVLVSHSKRLAEGVAELAAQMAPDVAVIAAGGDGDGGLGTDYAIVAGAAVEADSGAGVVVLYDLGSARMVADMVAEDAEEGQVVVVDAPLVEGAVAAAVSAQGGAGLAVVARAAGGAAPGAPNPPARPSLRLVTNASRLDVVLTNEVGLHARPSALLARTVAGLDADVVVRFGGEEADATSVLALMALGARGGAHIEVVASGKDADEALRRVEELAERGFDG, from the coding sequence GTGACCACGCGGGTCGGTCTGGTGCTCGTCTCGCACAGCAAGCGGCTGGCCGAGGGCGTCGCCGAGCTGGCGGCCCAGATGGCGCCGGACGTCGCGGTGATCGCCGCGGGCGGTGACGGCGACGGCGGTCTGGGCACCGACTACGCCATCGTCGCCGGCGCTGCCGTCGAGGCGGATTCCGGCGCGGGCGTGGTCGTGCTCTACGACCTCGGCAGCGCCAGGATGGTCGCCGACATGGTGGCCGAGGACGCCGAGGAGGGCCAGGTGGTCGTCGTCGACGCGCCGCTCGTGGAGGGCGCGGTCGCCGCCGCGGTGTCCGCGCAGGGCGGCGCGGGCCTGGCGGTCGTCGCCAGGGCGGCCGGGGGTGCCGCGCCCGGCGCGCCGAACCCGCCCGCCCGGCCGTCGCTGCGGCTGGTGACGAACGCCTCGCGGCTGGACGTGGTGCTGACCAACGAGGTCGGGCTGCACGCCAGGCCGTCCGCGCTGCTGGCGCGCACGGTCGCGGGGCTGGACGCGGACGTCGTGGTGCGGTTCGGCGGCGAGGAGGCCGACGCGACGAGCGTGCTCGCGCTGATGGCCCTCGGCGCTCGCGGCGGCGCGCACATCGAGGTGGTCGCGAGCGGCAAGGACGCCGACGAGGCGCTGCGGCGCGTGGAGGAACTGGCGGAGCGCGGATTCGACGGGTGA
- the dhaL gene encoding dihydroxyacetone kinase subunit DhaL, with the protein MACSAHGVAVVMRAASQMLEEHRVELSTLDREIGDGDHGENMNRGFGALVAALERDAPDSPGGVLKLVATTLISKVGGAAGPLYGTAFLRAATAVKDASELDAGLVAKALRAALDGVIARGKAERGDKTMVDALLPAVQAAEEAAERGEDVPVLLRVAADAAAEGADSTVLVLARKGRASYLGERSIGHMDPGARSTALLLRTFADVASGAR; encoded by the coding sequence GTGGCCTGTTCGGCGCACGGGGTGGCCGTCGTCATGCGGGCGGCGAGCCAGATGCTGGAGGAGCACAGGGTCGAGCTGAGCACGCTCGACCGGGAGATCGGCGACGGCGACCACGGGGAGAACATGAACCGCGGGTTCGGCGCGCTCGTGGCCGCGCTGGAGCGGGACGCCCCGGACTCGCCGGGCGGGGTGTTGAAGCTGGTGGCGACCACGTTGATCTCCAAGGTCGGCGGGGCCGCCGGGCCGCTGTACGGCACGGCGTTCCTGCGCGCGGCGACGGCGGTGAAGGACGCCTCCGAACTGGACGCGGGCCTCGTGGCGAAGGCGCTGCGGGCGGCGCTGGACGGCGTGATCGCCCGCGGCAAGGCCGAACGCGGCGACAAGACGATGGTGGACGCGCTGCTGCCCGCCGTGCAGGCCGCCGAGGAGGCCGCTGAGCGCGGCGAGGACGTGCCCGTGCTGCTGAGGGTGGCCGCCGACGCGGCGGCCGAGGGCGCGGACTCCACGGTGCTCGTGCTGGCCCGCAAGGGCCGCGCGTCCTACCTGGGCGAGCGCAGCATCGGGCACATGGATCCGGGCGCGCGCTCGACGGCGCTGCTGCTCCGCACGTTCGCGGACGTGGCGAGCGGGGCCCGGTGA
- the dhaK gene encoding dihydroxyacetone kinase subunit DhaK has translation MKKIINDPSTVVEESLRGMASAHPDLIRVQLDPAVVVRADAPVSRKVAVISGGGAGHEPMHGGFVGKGMLDAACPGHVFTSPTPDQVQAALAMTDGGVGALLIVKNYTGDVLNFETAAELAEADDIEVRTVVIDDDVAVTDSLYTAGRRGVGGTLLLEKVVGAAAERGVDLDGCEALARKVIGQVRSMGLALASGIVPHAGVPGFTLADDEIELGIGIHGEPGRRRVPLGTADEMVKSLLDPILEDLPFAEGDRVLLFTNSMGGTPLIELYLAHGIAERLLAERGIVVERRLVGPFVTSLEMQGMSLTLLRLDDELVDLWDAPVHTAALRWGV, from the coding sequence ATGAAGAAGATCATCAACGATCCGTCCACTGTGGTCGAGGAGTCCCTGCGCGGAATGGCCTCGGCGCACCCCGACCTGATCAGGGTCCAGCTCGACCCGGCCGTGGTCGTGCGGGCGGACGCCCCGGTCTCCCGGAAGGTCGCCGTCATCTCCGGCGGCGGCGCGGGCCACGAACCCATGCACGGCGGTTTCGTCGGCAAGGGCATGCTCGACGCGGCCTGTCCCGGCCACGTGTTCACCTCGCCCACCCCCGACCAGGTCCAGGCCGCGCTCGCGATGACCGACGGCGGTGTCGGCGCCCTGCTGATCGTGAAGAACTACACCGGTGACGTGCTCAACTTCGAGACCGCGGCCGAACTGGCCGAGGCGGACGACATCGAGGTGCGCACCGTCGTGATCGACGACGACGTGGCCGTGACGGACTCGCTGTACACGGCGGGCAGGCGCGGGGTCGGCGGGACGCTGCTGCTGGAGAAGGTCGTCGGCGCGGCGGCCGAACGCGGGGTCGACCTCGACGGCTGCGAAGCGCTGGCGCGCAAGGTGATCGGCCAGGTCCGGTCGATGGGGCTCGCGCTGGCCTCGGGCATCGTGCCGCACGCGGGCGTGCCCGGCTTCACCCTCGCCGACGACGAGATCGAACTCGGCATCGGCATCCACGGCGAGCCCGGCAGGCGCCGGGTGCCGCTGGGGACGGCCGACGAGATGGTCAAGAGCCTGCTGGACCCGATCCTCGAGGACCTGCCCTTCGCCGAGGGCGACCGGGTGCTGCTGTTCACGAACTCGATGGGCGGGACTCCGCTGATCGAGCTGTACTTGGCGCACGGCATCGCGGAGCGGTTGCTGGCGGAACGGGGGATCGTGGTGGAACGGCGGCTGGTCGGGCCCTTCGTCACCAGTCTGGAGATGCAGGGCATGAGCCTGACCCTGCTGCGGCTGGACGACGAGCTGGTCGACCTGTGGGACGCGCCGGTGCACACCGCCGCCCTGCGCTGGGGGGTCTGA
- a CDS encoding aldehyde dehydrogenase family protein, with amino-acid sequence MTQTAPAGSDSAESAVVDAESRFASLDPRTGEVVGHHPVHTAADVSAAVLGARSAAVTWAELGFDGRRTRLDAWRKLLVRRLDEFQALISSETGKSADDARTEVTLVVEHMHWATRNASRVLGKRRVSPGMLMYNHAASLEYKPLGVIGVIGPWNYPAFTPMGSISYALAAGNAVVFKPSEYTPGVGEFLARTFVEAAPEHASVFQVVTGFGETGAALCQAGVDKVAFTGSTPTGKRVMAACAGTLTPVLVECGGKDALIVADDADVKAAASAAVWGGIFNAGQSCAGVERVYVAEAVADEFIELVTRQASKLRPGGEPNATFGPITMPRQVEIIQAHVQDALDRGGRAVVGGLDSIRPPYVEPIVLVDVPEDSLAVTEETFGPTLVITRVPDADEGVRLANALRYGLGGSVFSRARGEELARKMRCGMVSVNAVLAFAAMPGLPFGGIGDSGFGRIHGDDGLREFATPQAVTRLRFRAMLNPMTYDRGSRTVRHVVRLARLLYGR; translated from the coding sequence ATGACGCAAACCGCCCCAGCGGGGTCCGACTCGGCCGAGTCCGCCGTCGTGGACGCTGAGTCCCGGTTCGCCTCACTGGACCCCCGTACGGGTGAGGTCGTCGGCCACCACCCGGTGCACACCGCCGCGGACGTCAGCGCCGCGGTGCTGGGCGCCCGCTCCGCCGCCGTCACGTGGGCCGAGCTCGGCTTCGACGGCCGCCGCACCCGGCTCGACGCCTGGCGCAAGCTCCTGGTCCGCAGGCTCGACGAGTTCCAGGCGCTGATCAGCAGCGAGACCGGCAAGTCCGCCGACGACGCGCGCACCGAGGTGACCCTCGTCGTCGAGCACATGCACTGGGCCACCCGCAACGCGAGCCGCGTGCTCGGCAAGCGCCGGGTGTCGCCGGGCATGCTGATGTACAACCACGCCGCCAGCCTGGAGTACAAGCCGCTCGGCGTGATCGGCGTGATCGGCCCGTGGAACTACCCGGCGTTCACGCCCATGGGTTCGATCTCCTACGCGCTCGCCGCGGGCAACGCCGTGGTGTTCAAGCCCAGCGAGTACACCCCCGGCGTCGGCGAGTTCCTCGCCAGGACGTTCGTCGAGGCCGCCCCGGAGCACGCCTCGGTGTTCCAGGTCGTGACGGGCTTCGGCGAGACCGGCGCCGCGCTGTGCCAGGCGGGTGTGGACAAGGTCGCGTTCACCGGCTCGACCCCGACCGGCAAGCGGGTCATGGCGGCCTGCGCCGGGACGCTGACCCCCGTGCTGGTGGAGTGCGGCGGCAAGGACGCCCTGATCGTCGCGGACGACGCCGACGTGAAGGCGGCGGCCTCGGCGGCCGTGTGGGGCGGGATCTTCAACGCGGGCCAGAGCTGCGCGGGCGTCGAACGGGTCTACGTCGCCGAGGCGGTGGCCGACGAGTTCATCGAACTGGTCACCAGGCAGGCGTCCAAGCTGCGGCCCGGCGGTGAGCCCAACGCCACGTTCGGCCCGATCACCATGCCCCGCCAGGTGGAGATCATCCAGGCCCACGTGCAGGACGCGCTCGACCGCGGCGGCCGCGCCGTCGTCGGCGGCCTCGACTCGATCCGCCCGCCCTACGTCGAGCCGATCGTGCTCGTCGACGTGCCGGAGGACTCGCTCGCGGTCACCGAGGAGACCTTCGGCCCGACCCTGGTGATCACCAGGGTGCCCGACGCCGACGAGGGCGTCCGCCTCGCCAACGCGCTGCGCTACGGCTTGGGCGGCTCCGTCTTCTCCCGCGCCCGCGGCGAGGAGCTGGCCCGCAAGATGCGCTGCGGCATGGTCTCGGTCAACGCCGTCCTGGCCTTCGCCGCCATGCCCGGCCTCCCGTTCGGCGGGATCGGCGACTCCGGTTTCGGCCGCATCCACGGCGACGACGGCCTGCGCGAGTTCGCCACGCCCCAGGCCGTCACCCGGCTGCGCTTCCGGGCGATGCTCAACCCGATGACCTACGACCGCGGCTCCCGCACCGTCCGCCACGTGGTCCGCCTGGCCCGCCTGCTCTACGGCCGCTGA
- a CDS encoding sodium:solute symporter family protein has product MPVLAQADLRLDANPLDFVLLVVYFAVVLGIGVMARRSVSTSLDFLLSGRSLPAWVTGLAFISANLGAIELLGMAANGAQYGLPTVHYYWIGAIPAMVFLGLVMMPFYYGSKVRSVPEFLRRRFGTGAHLVNALSFALAQVLIAGVNLYALALLLNLLLGWPIPLSIVIAALVVLTYTTLGGLSAAIYNEVLQFFVIVAALLPLTIVGLHKVGGWNGLVDKLTAKGAGEEMSAWPATELTGISNPVLSVIGIVFGLGFVLSFGYWTTNFAEVQRALSAKSMSAARRTPIIGAFPKALIPFIIIIPGMIAAVVIPQVQALNEGGDAAGITYNETLPLLIRELLPNGMLGIAITGLLASFMAGVAANVSSFNTVFTYDLWQDYVKKDRPDEYYLRVGRLATIGGTIIAIGTAFIASGYGNIMDYIQALFSFFNAPLFATFILGMFWKRMSAAAGWIGLVAGTLGAVAIFVMADPKLLGVLDLPGQGASFVGASVAFVLDIVVSVVVTMFTKPVPEEQLGGLVYSLTPKADRTHSTTGDDAGWYRSPALLGGGVLVLTTALYIIFG; this is encoded by the coding sequence GTGCCCGTACTGGCTCAGGCGGATCTTCGGCTCGACGCGAATCCGCTCGACTTCGTGTTGCTGGTGGTCTACTTCGCGGTGGTCCTCGGCATCGGCGTCATGGCGAGACGCTCGGTGTCCACGAGTTTGGACTTCCTGCTCTCCGGACGATCGCTCCCGGCCTGGGTGACGGGCCTGGCGTTCATCTCCGCGAACCTCGGCGCGATCGAACTGCTCGGCATGGCGGCCAACGGCGCCCAGTACGGCCTGCCGACCGTGCACTACTACTGGATCGGCGCGATCCCGGCCATGGTGTTCCTCGGCCTGGTCATGATGCCGTTCTACTACGGCTCGAAGGTGCGCAGCGTCCCCGAGTTCCTGCGCCGCCGCTTCGGCACCGGCGCGCACCTCGTCAACGCGCTGAGCTTCGCGCTGGCCCAGGTGCTGATCGCGGGCGTCAACCTCTACGCGCTGGCGCTGCTGCTCAACCTGCTGCTGGGCTGGCCGATCCCGCTGTCGATCGTGATCGCGGCGCTGGTCGTGCTGACCTACACCACCCTGGGCGGCCTGTCCGCCGCCATCTACAACGAGGTGCTCCAGTTCTTCGTGATCGTCGCGGCGCTGCTGCCGCTGACGATCGTCGGCCTGCACAAGGTCGGCGGCTGGAACGGCCTGGTCGACAAGCTGACCGCGAAGGGCGCGGGCGAGGAGATGAGCGCCTGGCCCGCCACCGAGCTGACCGGCATCTCCAACCCGGTGCTCAGCGTCATCGGCATCGTGTTCGGCCTCGGCTTCGTGCTGTCGTTCGGCTACTGGACGACGAACTTCGCCGAGGTGCAGCGCGCGCTGTCGGCGAAGAGCATGTCCGCCGCCCGGCGCACGCCGATCATCGGCGCGTTCCCCAAGGCGCTGATCCCGTTCATCATCATCATCCCCGGCATGATCGCCGCCGTGGTGATCCCGCAGGTGCAGGCGCTCAACGAGGGCGGCGACGCGGCGGGCATCACCTACAACGAGACGCTGCCGCTGCTCATCCGCGAGCTGCTGCCCAACGGCATGCTCGGCATCGCGATCACGGGCCTGCTGGCGTCGTTCATGGCCGGTGTGGCGGCGAACGTCAGCTCGTTCAACACGGTCTTCACCTACGACCTGTGGCAGGACTACGTCAAGAAGGACCGCCCGGACGAGTACTACCTGCGGGTCGGTCGACTGGCGACGATCGGCGGCACGATCATCGCGATCGGCACCGCGTTCATCGCGTCCGGCTACGGCAACATCATGGACTACATCCAGGCGCTGTTCTCGTTCTTCAACGCGCCCCTGTTCGCCACGTTCATCCTCGGCATGTTCTGGAAGAGGATGTCCGCGGCGGCCGGTTGGATCGGCCTGGTGGCGGGCACGCTCGGCGCCGTCGCGATCTTCGTGATGGCGGACCCGAAGCTGCTCGGCGTGCTCGACCTGCCGGGCCAGGGCGCCAGCTTCGTCGGCGCCAGCGTGGCGTTCGTGCTCGACATCGTGGTCAGCGTCGTCGTCACGATGTTCACGAAACCCGTGCCGGAGGAGCAGCTCGGCGGTCTGGTCTACAGCCTCACGCCGAAGGCGGACCGCACGCACTCCACCACCGGCGACGACGCGGGCTGGTACCGCTCGCCCGCGCTGCTCGGCGGCGGTGTGCTCGTCCTGACCACCGCGCTCTACATCATCTTCGGCTGA
- a CDS encoding TetR/AcrR family transcriptional regulator — MTAGPRERLIDSTIALIRRRGVHATGLTDLLNHSGTARQSIYQHFPGGKAELVEQATQEAGRQMVALLDTLGDDPLVLVDSLISWWEQQLASSSYDAGCPIVAAALSPTPAAGRVFAAWENRLSGVLVQSGLDQTVAASLSTFTLSALEGAIVLSRAAQSTRPLDEARTQLTLLLKAHLGPRATTAPRPHPDADDAPMTAPIPVLRGYQQPVDLGERRDNPHG, encoded by the coding sequence ATGACAGCAGGTCCACGCGAACGGCTGATCGACAGCACCATCGCCCTGATCCGCAGGCGCGGCGTCCACGCGACCGGCCTGACGGACCTGCTCAACCACAGCGGCACCGCGAGGCAGTCGATCTACCAGCACTTCCCCGGCGGCAAGGCGGAACTCGTCGAGCAGGCCACCCAGGAAGCGGGCCGCCAGATGGTGGCGCTGCTGGACACCCTCGGCGACGACCCGCTGGTGCTGGTCGACAGCCTCATCTCCTGGTGGGAGCAGCAGCTGGCGTCCTCGTCCTACGACGCGGGCTGCCCCATCGTCGCCGCCGCCCTCTCCCCCACCCCGGCCGCGGGCCGCGTGTTCGCCGCCTGGGAGAACCGCCTCAGCGGCGTCCTCGTCCAGTCCGGCCTCGACCAGACCGTCGCCGCGTCCCTGTCCACGTTCACCCTGAGCGCCCTCGAAGGCGCCATCGTCCTGTCCCGCGCCGCCCAGTCGACACGCCCCCTGGACGAGGCCCGCACCCAGCTCACCCTGCTGCTGAAGGCCCACCTCGGCCCCCGCGCCACCACCGCTCCCCGCCCGCACCCCGACGCCGACGACGCGCCCATGACCGCCCCGATCCCGGTGCTGCGCGGCTACCAGCAGCCCGTCGACCTCGGGGAACGCCGCGACAACCCGCACGGCTGA
- the nucS gene encoding endonuclease NucS, with protein sequence MRLVIARCQVDYVGRLTAHLPMANRLLLIKADGSVSIHSDDRAFKPLNWMSPPCWLIEDPGMWIVQNKAGEKLIITLEEVMHDSKHELGREPGLVKDGVEADLQKLLAEHVHTLGEGWSLVRREFPTPIGPVDLMCRDRTGASVAVEIKRRGDIDGVEQLTRYLELLNRDPLLAPVRGIFAAQQIKPQARTLAEDRGIRCVVLDYDELRGIESGHLRLF encoded by the coding sequence GTGCGCCTTGTCATCGCCCGCTGCCAGGTCGACTACGTCGGACGGCTCACGGCCCACCTGCCCATGGCCAACCGGCTCCTGCTGATCAAAGCGGACGGGTCGGTGTCGATCCACTCCGACGACCGCGCGTTCAAGCCGCTGAACTGGATGAGCCCGCCGTGCTGGCTCATCGAGGACCCCGGCATGTGGATCGTCCAGAACAAGGCGGGCGAGAAGCTGATCATCACCTTGGAAGAGGTGATGCACGACTCCAAGCACGAGTTGGGCCGCGAACCGGGTCTGGTGAAGGACGGCGTCGAAGCCGACCTGCAGAAGCTGCTGGCCGAGCACGTCCACACCCTCGGCGAGGGCTGGTCGCTGGTGCGCCGCGAGTTCCCCACCCCCATCGGCCCGGTCGACCTGATGTGCCGCGACCGCACCGGCGCGTCCGTCGCCGTGGAGATCAAGCGCCGGGGCGACATCGACGGCGTCGAGCAGCTCACCCGCTACCTCGAACTCCTCAACCGCGACCCGCTCCTCGCGCCCGTGCGCGGCATCTTCGCCGCACAGCAGATCAAGCCGCAGGCCCGCACGCTGGCCGAGGACCGGGGCATCCGCTGCGTGGTCCTGGACTACGACGAGCTGCGCGGCATCGAGTCGGGCCATCTCCGGCTCTTCTAG